The genomic window TAGATCCTCCTGATGAAATAGGCACACCACGAACCGAAATGTTTGAATTTCCTTCTCCTCCTGATGATTCGGAACGAATTCCAGGAATCGAACGGAAAATCTCTGCAGTAGATCGTGGAGCTGATTGATCAATTTGTTTCACATCCATAGTAGTGATGGATACACTTGATTTTATTTTGGCTCTTGGGTTTGCAACACCAGTAATAACAACATCTTCTAATTTTGTCGTTTTAGTACTGTCAATTGCAGAAGTAGTTTCGTTTTGTGAAAAACCCAAATTACATAGTAACAAGGCTGCTATCAATCCTGAATTTTTCATGGATGAGTTGATTTTTTTCATGGTTTAAAATTGTTTGATTAATAAATAGTTTGGTTTTTTTTTATCAAAACTACTTTTAATAGTGTTAAATTTAAGCATATTTTAGCCGAAAACGTTTTCGAAAGTACCGAAAACGTTTTCGATTTTTAATTCGTATTTTTTTCTCATATTTGTTAGATGAAAGAGACCACTTTAAAAGAAATTGCAGAAACTTTAGGGATATCCATTACTACGGTTTCTAAAGCATTAAAAAACTATTCAGACGTTAGTGAAAAAACGAGAAAAGCAGTTCTTACTCTTGCTGAAGAGCTTAATTATACGCCCAATAGTTTTGCAGTAAATTTGCGAACCAAGGAATCTAAAACCATTGGGCTGATTATTCCTGAAGTGGTTCATCATTTTTTCTCTAATGTTATTAATGGAATTATTGCTGAAGCTGAAAAAAATGGATACCTCGTAATTATTCTGCAATCGAATGAGTCTTTGGAATTAGAAAAAAAACAAGTGGCTCTTTTGATTAATAAAAGAGTGGACGGAATTATTATGTCACTTTCCAACGAATCGAACAATGATTTTCATATCAAAGAAATTCTTCGAAAAGAAATTCCTTTTGTTCAGTTTGACAAAATTTCGAAATTAATTCCAAGTTCCAAAGTGATTATCAATGATCAAAAAGCGGCGATGGAGGCGGTTCAGCATTTAATTGACAAAGGTTGCAGAAAAATTGCACACATTCGTGGACCTGAAAATCCTCAAAATGCGATAGATCGTTTTATTGGATATAAAAAAGCATTGGAAAAAAACGGAATTCCGTATGATTCTAAATTGGTTTATACTTGTAAAAATGTCACTTTTGAAGAAGGATTGGAGTTTGCTAAACAAATTGTAGAAGAACATCCTGATGTTGATGGTCTTTTTGTTATCACGGATTTGGTTGCCGTTGGTGTTTTGGCTTATTTCAACGAAAAAAAGATACAAGTGCCCAATCAAATTGCGGTTATTGGTTTTAGTAATTGGTTTATGTCACAAGTTATCACCCCTAAATTAAGTACGGTAGAT from Flavobacterium eburneipallidum includes these protein-coding regions:
- a CDS encoding LacI family DNA-binding transcriptional regulator produces the protein MKETTLKEIAETLGISITTVSKALKNYSDVSEKTRKAVLTLAEELNYTPNSFAVNLRTKESKTIGLIIPEVVHHFFSNVINGIIAEAEKNGYLVIILQSNESLELEKKQVALLINKRVDGIIMSLSNESNNDFHIKEILRKEIPFVQFDKISKLIPSSKVIINDQKAAMEAVQHLIDKGCRKIAHIRGPENPQNAIDRFIGYKKALEKNGIPYDSKLVYTCKNVTFEEGLEFAKQIVEEHPDVDGLFVITDLVAVGVLAYFNEKKIQVPNQIAVIGFSNWFMSQVITPKLSTVDQPSYEMGVASFDLLLDEMICRKEGKVFNPRTIELATSIIERDSSLKEN